A DNA window from Danio aesculapii chromosome 1, fDanAes4.1, whole genome shotgun sequence contains the following coding sequences:
- the LOC130233425 gene encoding sodium/potassium-transporting ATPase subunit alpha-1-like — protein MGLVTGNDEYKLAATSEDGVKTPKKGKKNKKDMDELKKEVEMDDHKLTLEELSRKYGTDLTKGLSIPRAKEILARDGPNALTPPVTTPEWVKFCRQLFGGFQTLLWIGALLCFFAFSIQAASEEEPANDNLYLGLVLAFVVTVNGCFSYYQEAKSSRIMDSFRNLVPQKALVVRDGEKNIIDAEDVVVGDLVEVKGGDRIPADIRIVSSQGCKVDNSSLTGESEPQTRAPEVSSDNPLETRNIAFFSTNCVDGAARGVVINTGDRTVMGRIASLASSLEGGQTPIAREIEHFIHIITGVAVFLGLTFLVLSLILGYNWLEGVIFLIGIIVANVPEGLPATVTVCLTLTAKRMAKKNCLVKNLEAVETLGSTTTICSDKTGTLTQNRMTVAHMWFDNHIHIADTTENQTGASFDRSSATWSALARVAGLCNRAVFQSNQSHIPVLKRDTAGDASESALLKCIELCCGSVAEMRENYTKLAEIPFNSTNKYQVSIHKNPNSSEPKHLLVMKGAPERILERCSTILIQGKEHPLDDEKKDAFQNAYLELGGLGERVLGFCHFGLPDDQFPEGFVFDTEEMNFPTENLCFVGLMSMIDPPRAAVPDAVAKCRSAGIKVIMVTGDHPITAKAIAKGVGIISEGNETVDDIAARLKIHIDEVNPRDAKACVIHGGELKNMTAEQLDDVLQHHTEIVFARTSPQQKLIIVEGCQRQGAIVAVTGDGVNDSPALKKADIGVAMGIAGSDVSKQAADMILLDDNFASIVTGVEEGRLIFDNLKKSIAYTLTSKIPEMSPFLMFVLVGIPLPLGTVTILCIDLGTDMVPAISLAYETAESDIMKRQPRNAATDRLVNERLISVSYGQIGMIQAVGGFFTYFVILAENGFLPYDLVGIRIGWEDRFLNDLEDSYGQQWTYERRKIVEYTCHTAFFASIVIVQWTDLLICKTRRLSILQQGMKNRVLTFGLLEETALAAFLSYCPGMEVAVRMYPLKPMWWFCAFPYSLLIFIYDEVRKYILRRNPGGWVERETYY, from the exons GGTTTGTCCATTCCCCGAGCAAAGGAAATTTTAGCACGTGATGGACCAAATGCCCTGACTCCACCTGTTACGACCCCAGAATGGGTGAAGTTTTGCAGGCAGCTCTTTGGTGGATTTCAGACTCTGCTGTGGATTGGTGCATTGCTCTGCTTCTTTGCATTTTCAATCCAGGCTGCCTCAGAAGAAGAGCCGGCGAATGACAAT CTTTACCTGGGACTTGTGCTTGCTTTTGTTGTCACAGTCAATGGATGCTTCTCATACTATCAAGAGGCAAAGAGCTCTAGAATCATGGATTCTTTCAGGAATCTTGTTCCTcag AAAGCCCTGGTTGTGCGTGATGGAGAGAAAAATATAATTGATGCAGAAGACGTAGTTGTGGGTGATCTTGTAGAGGTCAAAGGTGGAGACAGAATACCAGCTGATATTCGAATTGTATCTTCACAAGGATgcaag GTGGACAACTCTTCCCTGACTGGAGAATCTGAGCCCCAAACTCGTGCTCCTGAAGTCTCTAGTGACAACCCACTGGAGACGAGAAACATCGCATTTTTTTCTACTAACTGTGTTGACG GTGCTGCCAGAGGGGTTGTCATCAATACCGGTGACCGTACAGTCATGGGTCGCATTGCATCACTTGCCTCCAGCCTGGAAGGTGGACAAACACCAATTGCTAGGGAGATCGAGCACTTCATCCACATCATCACTGGTGTAGCTGTTTTTTTGGGTCTGACCTTTTTAGTCCTGTCCCTGATCCTTGGCTACAACTGGTTGGAGGGTGTCATTTTTCTAATAGGAATCATTGTCGCTAATGTACCTGAAGGTCTCCCTGCCACTGTAACT GTGTGTCTGACTCTCACTGCCAAAAGAATGGCAAAGAAGAACTGCCTGGTGAAGAATCTTGAAGCTGTGGAGACTCTTGGCTCAACCACCACCATTTGCTCTGACAAAACTGGAACTCTGACCCAGAACCGTATGACTGTTGCTCACATGTGGTTTGACAACCATATACATATAGCCGATACCACAGAAAACCAGACTGGAGCCTCATTTGACAGGAGCTCAGCTACATGGTCTGCTCTTGCACGTGTTGCTGGCCTTTGCAATCGTGCCGTCTTCCAGTCAAATCAGAGCCACATTCCAGTGCTAAAG AGGGACACAGCTGGTGATGCCTCAGAGTCTGCACTGTTGAAGTGTATTGAGTTGTGTTGTGGTTCAGTTGCTGAAATGAGAGAAAATTACACAAAGCTTGCAGAAATCCCATTCAACTCCACTAACAAGTATCAG GTTTCAATCCACAAGAATCCTAATTCCTCAGAACCAAAACACCTGCTGGTGATGAAGGGAGCACCTGAGAGAATCTTGGAGCGCTGCTCCACCATTTTAATTCAAGGAAAAGAGCATCCTTTGGATGATGAAAAGAAAGATGCTTTTCAAAATGCTTATTTAGAACTTGGAGGTCTTGGAGAAAGAGTCCTGG GCTTCTGCCACTTTGGCCTTCCTGATGATCAGTTTCCTGAGGGTTTTGTATTTGATACTGAAGAAATGAACTTCCCCACTGAGAACCTGTGCTTTGTTGGCCTCATGTCCATGATTGATCCTCCTCGTGCTGCTGTACCAGATGCTGTGGCCAAATGCCGGAGTGCTGGAatcaag GTAATCATGGTTACTGGTGACCATCCGATTACAGCAAAGGCTATTGCAAAAGGTGTCGGCATCATCTCAGAAGGCAATGAAACAGTAGATGACATCGCTGCTCGGCTGAAAATCCATATCGATGAGGTGAATCCAAG AGATGCTAAGGCCTGTGTAATCCATGGAGGAGAACTGAAGAATATGACTGCTGAACAGCTGGATGACGTCCTTCAACATCATACAGAAATTGTGTTCGCCAGAACTTCTCCACAACAAAAGCTGATCATTGTGGAAGGTTGTCAGCGACAG GGTGCCATTGTAGCTGTAACCGGTGATGGTGTCAATGATTCTCCAGCTCTGAAGAAGGCTGACATTGGTGTGGCTATGGGTATTGCTGGATCTGATGTATCCAAACAGGCTGCTGACATGATCCTTCTGGACGACAACTTTGCCTCAATTGTCACTGGAGTAGAAGAAG GCCGTCTGATCTTTGACAACTTGAAAAAGTCCATTGCCTACACACTGACTAGTAAGATCCCTGAGATGTCACCCTTCCTCATGTTTGTCCTTGTTGGTATTCCTCTACCTTTGGGCACCGTTACCATTCTCTGCATTGACCTGGGCACTGACATG GTTCCTGCAATCTCATTGGCCTATGAAACTGCTGAAAGTGACATCATGAAGAGACAACCCAGAAATGCTGCAACCGATAGGCTGGTGAATGAGAGGCTAATCAGTGTGAGCTATGGTCAAATTG GCATGATACAAGCAGTTGGTGGATTCTTTACATACTTTGTAATTCTTGCTGAGAATGGGTTCTTGCCCTACGATCTAGTGGGAATTCGAATTGGTTGGGAAGACAGATTTCTCAATGACCTGGAAGACAGCTATGGCCAGCAATGG ACCTATGAGCGCAGAAAGATTGTGGAGTACACATGCCACACAGCCTTCTTTGCCAGCATTGTGATTGTGCAGTGGACTGACCTCTTAATCTGCAAGACCAGAAGACTTTCCATCTTACAGCAGGGAATGAA aAACCGGGTCCTCACCTTTGGTTTGTTGGAGGAAACTGCTCTGGCAGCATTCCTGTCCTACTGCCCAGGCATGGAAGTTGCTGTCAGAATGTATCCATTGAA aCCTATGTGGTGGTTCTGTGCCTTCCCATATTCGCTACTCATTTTCATATATGACGAAGTTAGAAAATATATCCTTAGGCGAAACCCAGGAG GCTGGGTGGAAAGGGAAACATACTACTAA